AATTGTCAGTATCAATCCTTTTAATCAAATCTATGTAGAAAATGAACTGGTGACGCCAGAGAATTTGGAACAAAAATTGCGGGAATATCGCCAGACCAATCCGGAAGGGACGATGGTTCTGTATGCTTCCAAGACGGCTTTTTATAACGATGTGGTGCAAGTTCTGGATAAAATGCGGCTCTTTGGGGGCGATCGCGTCGCCTTGGCAACCCTACCGGATACACCCAATCGAGCGATCGATTCGCCAGTTCCTTCTCCTACTCCAGGTTTAACACCTTATTCCCCCGGACTCACTCCACCCGCTACAAACACTCCCGGTTTGACGCCAAACACAGGCACAGGCACAAATACTCTCCCCTACAATCCCTACAACCCCTACGCGACGCCCAACCCCGCACAGCCACCCGGAACGCTTACTCCTTCTCCCTCTGTTCCCGGTAGTGGAGTTTTAACACCTACTGTTCCGCCTTCGGGAGTAGTTCCCCAAGCACCGGGAACAGTGCCGACTCCCGGAACTTCAACCGAGTAAAAGTCAAAAGTCAAAAGTCAAAAAAAAGAAGCTAAAATTAAGGCTTTTGTGAAATTAACAACGTCATAAATAATCAACCTGGTGACTATATCTATTCCGAAAGATAGATACATCTTTCTTTTTGATTAGCTAAGGTCTTGATTTGAATTTAGATTGTCAATTCTCAAGTTTTAAATGGGGTTTTGCTATGAATTTAATTGCAATTTTAATGGCTTGGCTTGTAACTTCTGTGAGCTTGTTCATCATTTCTAAATTGCCGCTGGGAGTAGAAATAGATGGATTTAATAAGGCGCTGACTTCGGCAGCAGTTTTTGGAATTTTAAACGCGCTTTTACAACCAGTTTTAAAAGTTCTGTTTTTTGTACCGAACTTGCTAACTTTATTCTTACTGCAATGGCTGTTCTTAGCTGCGATTAATGCCATCATTTTTGGATTGGCAGCTTGGTTAGTAGAAGGATTTCGCTTGCGTTGGGGTTAATGGAAGTGCTTTTTTCGGTGCGATCGCACTCGGTCTCATCAATTCCTTGATTTTTAGATTGATTTATTGATTAGTTAGTAATTAGCCATTAGTCCTTCTTAAGGAAGTCGATGACTAA
The sequence above is a segment of the Aerosakkonema funiforme FACHB-1375 genome. Coding sequences within it:
- a CDS encoding ExbD/TolR family protein, whose amino-acid sequence is MKINLDSPSDDIKIELIPLIDVIFCILTFFILAALQFTRQQAINVDLPKASSSTTPAQTRQLLIVSINPFNQIYVENELVTPENLEQKLREYRQTNPEGTMVLYASKTAFYNDVVQVLDKMRLFGGDRVALATLPDTPNRAIDSPVPSPTPGLTPYSPGLTPPATNTPGLTPNTGTGTNTLPYNPYNPYATPNPAQPPGTLTPSPSVPGSGVLTPTVPPSGVVPQAPGTVPTPGTSTE